Genomic window (Tripterygium wilfordii isolate XIE 37 chromosome 11, ASM1340144v1, whole genome shotgun sequence):
TGAAAGgttaagcatttttcaatttgatcactcAAAGTTTAAATGTTTCAAGATGGTCACCTaaagtttttatttgtttcattataATAACTCGGTTAGAATTCTCACATTTCGGTCAATCTAAATGCCTATGTGGCATTTTGACCGTCAACTCCAATTGACTTCTTGTTTGCGTGGCTTGACActtgcccacatgtgggaaaaaaatttgcaatacaaatttattaatcaaaaaatgttttaaacaaaataaaaactagaaaaattaaaaaaatctccCATCAATGCCGTTACCCCCTTCTCCAATCTCCATAGCGCCATGTATGATCTTGAAGCCAAACAGCCACCACTTCACCAAGGGCACGACACTCACTTTGCTCGACTACTATGACCCAACCAAGCTCCAGATCTCCAAGGACAAAGTGTACCGAATCAGACACAAACCAGTGTTCGACCTTAAATTGTGTGTTGACGAAAAAATGGGTTTTAATAGGTTAGGTGTTGAGGTGTTCCGCACTGAAAGATGCCATCGTGCGCTGAGGACTTGTGGTCCATTAAGAGGCTCAGAGAGAGGACTATAGTGAAGGGTCTTTCGGTGAATGGACAAAATCACCTCTTGCCATGTTGGTGAATGGACAATCTAGAGTTGAGGGTGATTgttgtagcttttgcacaaaaacaaacCCATCTCTCCGGTCATTTGAAATTGGCACCCATTGAAGATGAAGGAAACTCAATACCCAGATCGACTAGAAAGTTCTAAAGTGTTTTAAAGGAAGCAACTTTAATTCATTGGAGATGGATTTCAAGGGAGAGATTCACGAAAGGACGGGTAGGGTTTCTTATTTGAGGTGATTGTGGCCACATCATCCACGTTTGTCCAGTCATCACGTCGTCTAGCACATAGTCACAAATTAACGTTGGTCTTGACGGTCAAAGCGCCACATAGGCGCATAGACTGATGGAAATGCGAGATTTTTGACCGAATAACcatattgaaacaaataaaaactttAGGTAAGCATCTAGAAATATTTGAACTTTgagtgatcaaattgaaaaatgcttaatctttcagtgatcaaaagttgtattaacccGTCAACATATACTAAAAGCCACCGTAGAATATGCACGACAAAGCTGCGAGCTATTTGTGTTTAGCACATGCCTGCATTATTCTCCAAGTCCATTAATGATGGCCAGATATGCACCACCATATCTGCAATGGCACATCCAAACTAAAGATTCAACAAGAACATAGCAAAAGGAGCTGAATTAACAAAATAGAAGATATACTCTGGCCTCCTTGGTCATTCTCAGGTCATTAAAGCTCCGAAACAAATGCATATTTCATGACAAGATATATTTGTTTGCATAATAACTCCAACCATCTTTCCCTGAACCAGCTCAACAATAAGTACAGCCAGAGCACTTGACTAGCTTAATCGACAACCCCAGCGCTTTGGCTCAACGATAGAGAGACTAGTATTTAGAAGCTAAAACAAACTACTTGTATTCTCAATGCATTCAGAACAAAGATCCGGAGACATGTAATAGGTATTAGCAAGAATATTCTGGACAGCAAAGCTTCAACGTATAGTTACCTTAGTTCAACCGAATGGCACAGCATAGTACCTCTGGCAGACATGAATCTGCAGTGGCCAGCAGAAGAAAATTTGTTATGAAACAAAAAACACAGATCAAGATAACCAATCAAGCTCTGTTTATCAGCCCAAGGAGTAAAGacgttaaaaaatatattactttGCATAAGTAACAAAACTGATCTCACTGATGCGTCCGATAACGACTGAAAGTAAACTCGGACCTTAGGACATTTTCAAGATCAAGCTCATCTTATCTGTTTGAGAATTCCTTCAAAGGGCATCGTCACCTTTCACGAGCTCTCAGCAAATCAATAATTACATTCAAAAAACATATGTTCAGAATCAAATGAATGATTACCATTCAAATAACAAATGAATGATCACATTCAGAAAAACAATCACATTCACATTTACaaagaaaaaatttatgttcagtaaaaccaaaagcaaaaaaaggtcaaaaaaaatCACACCAAGAAAAATATAACATCTGAAAACCCAGAAACCTCAATCAGCTTTGCTTCTAAAATGTCCGCAACCCAACAACCCGGGCATCAACTTTTAAGTTAAAACTAGGTTTCATGCGAGCCAACGAACCCTTTGTTTACTATGCACATCTAACCATCTTAAAATATAGAGTCCAAATACTGGTTGTGGTGCTTCCTCTTAAACTCTAACAAACTACCATAAGTGCGGTCGGCAACACCAACAAATAGAGCCTCCGCATCAGGGCTGAATGATATCCCAGCAATCTCCCCAAACAGATCAATCTCCTGGGACTTGACATACCCAGCTTCTGTATCAAAGACATGAACGAAGTCGGCAGGCTCAGCCATGGCCAAAAATCTGCCATCAGAGGTGAACTTCAAAGCTCTAATTGCCCCCATATTACCCTTCAACACAGCAAATGATTTGGACAAATTCCTTATGTCCCATAATCTACATGTTGTGTCTTGACTTCCAGTTGCCAAAATTCTGCCATCTGGGTGCCAAGCTGAAGAAAAACAATAGTCCAAGTGCCCCTTAAGGTTCCCAGTAACTTTTCCAGACTGGGCATCGGCAATCAAGCAGTCTGCACTGTCACCAAGCACTGCAAGCAGTTTTCCGTCGGGGCTAACAGAAGCATTGTTCACTGACCATTCAAATGAGAAACAATTTGCACAAGCAAATTTCGCAGTATCAAAGATCCTGACTTGAGCATCGTTGTTTGCAGTCATAACCCTCAATGCACCGTTGGAGTTGTGGAACACATCTACAGCATTTGTTATGGCATTTTCATCCGTAGTTATCTTACAACAGAATGCAACTCCTGGCTGATTCACATACTTGCAGATAAGCTCTCCCTGGAAACCACCAGCCACCATTAGATTCCCTCTGACAGCCATGGTGCTTATCTGTACTCTGGAAAGTGAAGGGGGTTGGGACAACAAACCAGGCTGTTTCTGCACAAAATACCGCATAACCATTAATACATCCTCATAGGCGATTGGCAAAGAGTCCCACATAGATCATGTTTCCGATAAGGTAATTACCAGTGTGGGAATGATTGGTTTAGCCACATTGAGTACTTCTTCGCCTCTCCTAAGTATGGAGGACCAATGCATCACAGAGAAGTTTTGCATGAGGTAGACATCATGCTTTGATGTAGCCCATAAAAGATTCCGCAGCTACAGAGAAAGACAACCAAATAATTGGCCCATCAAAAACAGCAGTCAACAATTCAAAAGGGCAGGCTGTATAAATGCTGTTCATCttgaaagaaaatgataaaatttaTGCATATGCATCAATCTTCAAATGCAGAGACAAATTTCCAATATACAGAAAATCATTAGAAGATGAAAATCTGTAAAATGTTCTGATCTTCCCAAATTGAAAATTGTCGTTTCAGAAAATTTCAGAACCAGATTCCAAAAcagttttatttcaaaaccaactACAATTATAGAGCATCAAACCAACCCCAAACAACTAAGAAAAATGCTTATTTTTCTTATAGGATTCAGATGAAATATTAAACAAGAGGATTCACAAATAAAAGCGCCAATGCTACAACTAATCCATGAGTTGTTAAAGCTTCCATAAAAGCTAGACTAATCAATAAGGTCCCTTGCATTTTTTCCTCTGCCTTGGGCTCTCGCAATGCCTTCTGCAGGTTGACCAGCAGCATTCCCTTGACCAATCCCGTGTCCTAGTGTGCATACACCATAAATAAAACACCAGTAGAAAATCATAGATTTGGAGTGAAACTTGTTAATGGATTCATGTTCTTGCATTACTCCAAGGAATGCCACAACCACCGACGAACTATGAATATAACAATTGGCGACCAGAAAAGGCACCAACCTTATCAGGGGTTGCATAAATCTAATCCTATTGCTGATTTGTATGTTACAGACCTTGGAAACTACACGTGCAGTCACCAACCAAAGATTCTAGAGATTGAAAGAGCGATTAAAAATACACCTCATGGCTCCCTCAGGAttaaaaaagaagggaaagaaaagcaaaacaaaatgagCAGAAAATGAAATATACTTCCAATGGTCCcactaaaaaaaatgaaatacaaagACAACTTAAACACACAAATGAAGAGCAAAGCACAAATGCAATGGCCAAGAAATGGAAATAGAAACGCAGATAATATAAATGAGTGAATTTCAAAAGCCACAAAAGACAGTATCTAAATCATCTTATAATGTGCTTGTTGTATCAAGCATGCAGAAATGTAAATTTCTATTTTAAACTAGGTCTCCTATGAGCAGGAGATATCTACACTAAGCAACAGGAACTGCTAACAGAAACCTCTAAAATGTTCAGATTTCTCCCTATCATACCATATTAAACGTGGCGCCAGCATCTCAGGCAACTTCCACCTGCTTAAGACGGAAATAAAAAGAGATGGCAATCCTAAACGCCACAGAGGGTTAAAGtgataaatatcaaatatctaaCAATCAGCACACCCCATAAAGTTGCAACATAAAAACACAATTGAATAAAAATCACCCTGGTAAATACTTTACCTCAAATAGCAATAGCAGATTTTCGCTTGCTCAATacaacaagtaaaaaaaatcacGTTCACTAAAAACTCAACTCTCTTTTATGGCAAAACATGAAGAAAGATTTATGCAGTTAGCTCTAAACTGAATCTAACTTCTCCGGCTCATCCAATATCCTAATGATCAAAATGATAAATGTGCATGCTATAATGGAGGAATGCAAAACATAGAGCTCTAGACTGTAGAACCGTATAGCTATACAGCAAGTGCATAACTACAAAGCTCTACATATAGAAGGTTGACTAGGATCACACTACAGGAGCATGCCATgcccatatatgtatatatctaatTCATGCAAAGGATATCCGTGCCCAAGTGAGTGCATGTTTCTGTGCGTGATGCCACAAACATTGTGCTTATACATAATGGCTGTTACTGAGAACTTTTATTCACATAATCATGCATATATCTAAAGAATGCCAAGTCATACCATCGTCCATGATGCATCAATATCCATTACTTGTCAACAAATCCTGTTCATAAGAAGACTCTGGCACCAATTCAAGATTGTACCTTtgtaaaattaatatttcaattatt
Coding sequences:
- the LOC120009567 gene encoding uncharacterized WD repeat-containing protein C2A9.03-like isoform X2 — protein: MLRNLLWATSKHDVYLMQNFSVMHWSSILRRGEEVLNVAKPIIPTLKQPGLLSQPPSLSRVQISTMAVRGNLMVAGGFQGELICKYVNQPGVAFCCKITTDENAITNAVDVFHNSNGALRVMTANNDAQVRIFDTAKFACANCFSFEWSVNNASVSPDGKLLAVLGDSADCLIADAQSGKVTGNLKGHLDYCFSSAWHPDGRILATGSQDTTCRLWDIRNLSKSFAVLKGNMGAIRALKFTSDGRFLAMAEPADFVHVFDTEAGYVKSQEIDLFGEIAGISFSPDAEALFVGVADRTYGSLLEFKRKHHNQYLDSIF
- the LOC120009567 gene encoding uncharacterized WD repeat-containing protein C2A9.03-like isoform X1 codes for the protein MAHFYNDDLEYIVDDYYDMVESDDEPVGDTEIQRDSGFDSDFEDDFEQSKQKSDTSALEARNGKDIQGIPWERLNFSRDKYRETRLKQYKNYESLSHSRTELNKECLQVEKGETFYDFQFNTRIVKSTIVHFQLRNLLWATSKHDVYLMQNFSVMHWSSILRRGEEVLNVAKPIIPTLKQPGLLSQPPSLSRVQISTMAVRGNLMVAGGFQGELICKYVNQPGVAFCCKITTDENAITNAVDVFHNSNGALRVMTANNDAQVRIFDTAKFACANCFSFEWSVNNASVSPDGKLLAVLGDSADCLIADAQSGKVTGNLKGHLDYCFSSAWHPDGRILATGSQDTTCRLWDIRNLSKSFAVLKGNMGAIRALKFTSDGRFLAMAEPADFVHVFDTEAGYVKSQEIDLFGEIAGISFSPDAEALFVGVADRTYGSLLEFKRKHHNQYLDSIF